The following coding sequences lie in one Arachis ipaensis cultivar K30076 chromosome B05, Araip1.1, whole genome shotgun sequence genomic window:
- the LOC107640208 gene encoding zinc finger MYM-type protein 1-like, with the protein MPTSGSASAFLRRLVSSSSSSSGAGLRGAICSVAGSVILPLGLGSWSWELLVLLLGAAGSAAGSWLLGAAGSAAGFCLVEFRVLQFTLVACPLDTVILQFSYVILSIFLLRQELAFRGNDETDDSVNQGNFLELLNFLAQHNKEIDRAFKNSRGNLKLRAPSIQKDIVRAVASETTKVIVNDLGDELFVVLIDEARDISIKEQMSLCLKYVNKEGQVREHFLGLVHVSNINALSLKLALESLLEIYNLSLSRIRGQGYDGSSNMQGEINGLKTLILKENSYAFYVHCFAHQLQLALVMVGKKQVEIVLLFNLLTNLCNVVGVLCKRRDMLRDSQMIKTIEVLQSGEISSGRGLNQEMTLKRAGDTRWGSHYGTILRLISLFSSMVNVLEYVEEDGNNSEQRAEACHLLNIIQSFEFIFNLHLMKNILGVTNELSQALQRNDQDIVNAMSLVKVSKQRLQNIRDDG; encoded by the exons ATGCCCACATCTGGTTCTGCCTCAGCGTTCCTTCGGCGtctggtttcttcttcttcttcttcctcg GGTGCGGGACTGCGGGGTGCTATTTGTTCTGTCGCTGGTTCTGTAATTCTGCCGTTGGGTCTTGGCTCCTGGTCCTGGGAGCTGCTGGTTCTGCTACTGGGTGCCGCTGGTTCTGCCGCTGGGTCCTGGCTCCTAGGTGCCGCTGGTTCTGCTGCTGGGTTCTGCCTCGTGGAGTTTAGGGTTCTGCAATTCACTCTTGTCGCTTGCCCTCTTGATACAGTC ATTCTGCAGTTTAGTTATGTGATTTTGTCTAT ATTTCTTTTGCGACAAGAATTGGCCTTTCGTGGTAACGATGAGACAGATGATTCTGTTAATCAAGGAAATTTTTTGGAACTTTTAAACTTTCTTGCGCAACATAATAAAGAGATTGATCGTGCTTTTAAAAATTCTCGTGGGAATCTTAAACTAAGAGCACCCTCAATTCAGAAAGATATTGTAAGAGCTGTTGCAAGTGAAACGACAAAAGTTATTGTTAATGATCTTGGGGATGAATTGTTTGTTGTTTTGATTGATGAAGCTCGCGACATATCTATTAAGGAGCAAATGTCACTTTGTTTAAAGTATGTGAACAAAGAAGGGCAAGTTAGGGAACATTTTCTTGGTCTTGTTCATGTTTCTAATATCAATGCTTTATCTCTAAAATTAGCATTGGAATCATTAttagaaatatataatttaaGTTTATCAAGAATACGTGGACAAGGATATGATGGTTCAAGTAATATGCAAGGAGAAATTAATGGTTTGAAAACTTTGATATTAAAAGAAAATTCTTATGCTTTCTATGTACATTGCTTTGCCCACCAACTTCAATTAGCTCTTGTAATGGTTGGAAAAAAACAAGTTGAAATCGTTTTGCTTTTTAATTTGTTAACTAATTTGTGTAATGTTGTTGGAGTTTTGTGTAAACGAAGAGATATGCTTCGTGATAGTCAGATGATTAAGACAATTGAAGTattacaaagtggagaaatttcTAGTGGACGTGGTTTGAATCAAGAAATGACTTTAAAAAGAGCTGGAGACACTAGATGGGGTTCACACTATGGAACTATACTTAgattaatttctttgttttcttccaTGGTTAATGTTCTTGAATATGTTGAGGAAGATGGAAATAATTCAGAACAAAGAGCTGAAGCATGTCACTTATTGAATATCATTCAATCCTTTGAATTCATTTTTAACTTGCACTTGATGAAAAATATCTTGGGAGTTACTAATGAGTTATCTCAAGCGCTACAAAGGAATGACCAAGACATTGTAAATGCTATGTCATTGGTTAAAGTGTCTAAGCAACGGTTGCAAAATATAAGAGATGATGGTTAG
- the LOC107643026 gene encoding legumain yields the protein MAVSAVSVSSKRPMSISLLSSWMLFAVFLHTAQATRLLDSSNWDPKILLPSQLDDESAPVDDQEEEEAAGTRWAVLVAGSSGFGNYRHQADVCHAYQLLKKDGLKEENIVVFMHDDIATDPLNPRPGVIINHPEGPNVYDGVPKDYTGGNVTTENLFAVLLGDKTKLKGGSGKVIDSKPNDRIFFFYSDHGGPGVLGMPNLPYLYGKDFVDVLKKKHAAKGYKEMVIYIEACESGSFVEGIMPTDLNVYVTTASNAEESSWGTYCPGMDPAPPPEYITCLGDLYSVSWMEDSQTHNLKKETVQQQYQSVKERTSNYNNYAIGSHVMEYGDTKIKADKLSLFQGFDPASINFPPNNSILPPQTPVEVVNQRDADLFFMWQRYKRLEHEAEEKAQALKEIRDTVNHRNHIDGSVKLIGTLLYGPGKSSSVLESVREHAGLPLVDDWTCLKSMVRVFESHCGSLTQYGMKHMRAFANICNSGVSEASMEEACVAACGGYEPRDLHPSNRGYSA from the exons ATGGCGGTTTCAGCTGTTTCTGTTTCCAGCAAGAGGCCAATGTCAATATCATTATTGTCCTCCTGGATGCTCTTCGCGGTGTTCTTGCACACTGCACAAGCCACGAGACTGCTGGATTCTTCCAACTGGGACCCCAAGATTCTGCTGCCTTCCCAGCTGGATGATGAATCCGCTCCTGTTGATgaccaagaagaagaagaagcagctggCACCCGATGGGCGGTTCTTGTAGCTGGTTCATCTGGCTTTGGCAATTACAGGCACCAG GCGGATGTGTGCCATGCATACCAGTTGCTTAAAAAGGATGGCCTGAAAGAAGAGAACATAGTGGTGTTTATGCACGATGACATTGCTACTGACCCCTTGAACCCTAGACCTGGTGTCATCATTAACCATCCAGAGGGACCTAATGTCTATGACGGAGTCCCCAAG GATTACACCGGTGGGAACGTGACAACAGAGAACCTGTTTGCTGTACTTCTTGGGGACAAGACTAAACTCAAGGGTGGAAGTGGCAAAGTAATTGATAGCAAACCCAATGACAGgatattcttcttctactctgaTCATGGAGGCCCGGGAGTCCTTG GGATGCCAAACTTGCCATACCTGTATGGGAAGGATTTTGTTGACGTGTTGAAGAAGAAGCATGCTGCTAAGGGTTACAAGGAGATG GTTATATATATAGAAGCTTGCGAAAGTGGGAGCTTCGTTGAGGGTATTATGCCAACTGATTTGAACGTTTATGTGACAACTGCATCCAATGCAGAAGAGAGTAGTTGGGGAACTTATTGCCCTGGGATGGATCCTGCTCCACCCCCAGAGTACATCACTTGTCTTGGTGATTTGTACAGCGTGTCTTGGATGGAAGACAG CCAGACTCACAATCTTAAAAAAGAAACCGTGCAGCAACAATATCAATCG GTGAAGGAACGGACTTCTAATTATAACAACTATGCGATTGGTTCTCATGTGATGGAGTATGGTGATACCAAAATCAAAGCTGACAAGCTCTCTCTCTTTCAAGGCTTCGATCCTGCATCCATCAACTTCCCTCCAAACAACAGCATCCTACCACCACAGACCCCTGTTGAAGTTGTTAACCAGAGAGATGCAGATCTTTTCTTCATGTGGCAAAgg TACAAGAGATTGGAGCATGAAGCAGAAGAAAAGGCACAAGCCCTGAAGGAGATTAGAGACACAGTGAATCACAGGAATCATATAGATGGCAGTGTGAAATTGATTGGTACTTTGCTGTATGGACCTGGAAAATCATCCTCAGTTCTGGAATCAGTGAGGGAACATGCTGGTCTGCCTCTTGTTGATGACTGGACATGCTTAAAATCAATG GTTCGAGTGTTTGAAAGTCACTGTGGATCATTGACTCAGTACGGCATGAAACACATGAGGGCATTCGCGAATATTTGCAACAGCGGTGTCTCTGAAGCATCCATGGAGGAGGCTTGTGTAGCAGCTTGTGGAGGATATGAGCCTCGCGATTTACATCCATCAAATAGAGGCTATAGTGCTTGA
- the LOC110262750 gene encoding uncharacterized protein LOC110262750 isoform X2, which produces MREERAAAAARSAMRGSRAVSRVTVREAIAVCEAIAVSHVVTVVAGFHHASSPPPCRAPCRRCHCSVTREGHAREETEPQGSSATERGNARQICHRRFAHRQTTSPSVKLSPSPLPEVVAEPLKLLAAIGAATG; this is translated from the exons ATGAGGGAGGAACGCGCTGCTGCCGCCGCCAGATCCGCGATGAGAGGGAGTCGTGCCGTCAGTCGCGTCACCGTCCGTGAAGCCATCGCCGTCTGTGAAGCCATCGCCGTCAGCCACGTCGTTACTGTCGTCGCTGGTTTTCACCACGCCTCATCACCACCGCCGTGCCGTGCTCCATGCCGTCGCTGCCACTGTTCCGTCACAAGAGAAGGACACGCGAGGGAGGAAACAGAACCGCAAGGTAGCTCAGCCACAGAGAGAGGAAACGCACGTCAGATCTGTCACCGCCGGTTTGCCCATCGCCAAACCACGTCGCCGTCTGTAAAGCTGTCTCCGTCGCCGCTGCCAGAG GTTGTTGCTGAGCCACTGAAGCTCCTGGCCGCTATCGGAGCTGCTACCGGTTAA
- the LOC110262750 gene encoding uncharacterized protein LOC110262750 isoform X1: MREERAAAAARSAMRGSRAVSRVTVREAIAVCEAIAVSHVVTVVAGFHHASSPPPCRAPCRRCHCSVTREGHAREETEPQGSSATERGNARQICHRRFAHRQTTSPSVKLSPSPLPEVAIGAAAPLLSFFFLQLLLSH; this comes from the exons ATGAGGGAGGAACGCGCTGCTGCCGCCGCCAGATCCGCGATGAGAGGGAGTCGTGCCGTCAGTCGCGTCACCGTCCGTGAAGCCATCGCCGTCTGTGAAGCCATCGCCGTCAGCCACGTCGTTACTGTCGTCGCTGGTTTTCACCACGCCTCATCACCACCGCCGTGCCGTGCTCCATGCCGTCGCTGCCACTGTTCCGTCACAAGAGAAGGACACGCGAGGGAGGAAACAGAACCGCAAGGTAGCTCAGCCACAGAGAGAGGAAACGCACGTCAGATCTGTCACCGCCGGTTTGCCCATCGCCAAACCACGTCGCCGTCTGTAAAGCTGTCTCCGTCGCCGCTGCCAGAGGTCGCCATTGGAGCCGCCGCTCCACTTCTATCCTTCTTCTTTTTACA GTTGTTGCTGAGCCACTGA
- the LOC107640209 gene encoding floral homeotic protein AGAMOUS-like yields MENGGEMIKKIKGRQKRDIKRIENKKNCQIAFTKRKDGLLKKANEIKYLCDAGVDLIIYSSSGKAYCYGDSSLKTIKMALSNEQQPQDSNQFLGYIMEEMSRMDMQNLVKKNNSLVNRLNAEKE; encoded by the coding sequence ATGGAGAATGGTGGTGAAATGATCAAGAAAATTAAAGGAAGACAAAAGAGAGATATAAAGAGGATTGAGAATAAGAAAAATTGTCAAATCGCTTTTACAAAGAGAAAAGATGGCTTACTGAAAAAGgcaaatgaaataaaatatttatgtgaTGCTGGTGTTGATTTGATCATATATTCTTCAAGTGGAAAAGCCTATTGCTATGGCGATTCTTCGTTAAAGACAATAAAAATGGCTCTCTCAAACGAACAACAACCTCAAGATAGTAATCAGTTCCTTGGTTACATCATGGAGGAAATGTCTAGGATGGACATGCAGAATCTTGTTAAAAAGAACAATTCACTTGTGAATCGATTAAATGCTGAGAAAGAATGA